tgtagtatgaaaataaaacatataccatcttattgttgattatttttctataacagcaggccctgtcgtgttttatttcttacataactAATACCCATAGCTTGTCCTTGGTGCACTTGTCACCAAAAAAAACTGTCACCACTTAATTTTAAACTATATCATTCCTTAacaaaaagcataaaatccTGGCTAAAGGTATGTACTGTATGCCTCATCATTGGAGCTgtgagacatttttattttactgtgttaAGCCTAGAGCTGATGAAATGAGCTTTCATTAGGAGCACAGTGTGCTGCCCTCAGGAGTAAAAAATGCGTTAACGCCAGACTGGCTCGCAGAGCCCGCAGGTGCTTTCTCCACTAGCGCGGACTTTCTTGCCGTTCCATTCCTCTTGGCATAAATGCACTTAAGAGGTggccttctttcttcctttcacaACATGGTGGCTATAAAATcttagcttttttttgtttatcagcCTAACTTTCAGATAAACTTTCAGAATATTTCACCAATATTGGTGAAATATTCTGATTATGAATAGTTTAAAGAGACACACAGTCAGATGAAATATTTGGTTTGTGGGAATCCGATATATGAGGAAATTCCGGAGCTAGTGTTACATAAGTGTAAGTGGCGCAAGTAGTAAGTAATGTATGACAAAAGTGtaagacaaaaacaaggatGAAACTATAGTTTCAGTTAGTGATGCACGGAAATGAAAAATTCTTAGAACGTAGACAGATACTGAAAAAATCAAGctagatttaaaatatatatatatatatatatatatatatatatatatatatatatatatatatatatatgtatatatatatatatatatatgtatatatatatatatatatatatatgtgtatatatatatatatatgtgtatatatatatatatatatatatgtatatatatatatatatatatatatatattatttattgtttattatctagttaaatttatttaatgtattacattttctttaatgcatttgttttattttatgtagtgGAAATGtcttggggggaaaaacagGTTAACGCTATCGGTTGAAATTTTCATCTGAATACACATTTTCAACTTTGGACATTTTCAGTCCAAATTTTTTGGTGACCAGTATTCTGATGTGACttgtttagttttaatttaaaaaaaaaaaacaaacaagcaaactaaaaaaacccacaagtgTAGCAGAATCTAATAAATTCTGAGGACGTTAGAGAAAATGGCAGCGCAGGCTAACTGCACAGAACAACAGAATAAGACAAATGGCGTAATATTGTTAAGCAGATCAGATTATTCACCAAATTTGATTCACACGATGGAAGCTGTCATGCCTCCACTTCTAGAATAAATAACATTTGATCTACACAACATGAGATTAAGGGATAAGGTTAAAGGAATGCTccagcattttgttttattgttgttgttgttgtattattTTCCCTTTAATCTCCATTTACCGAAAATGTACAATTAATGTTTCTGGAAACCTGCTTACACAAAACTTActtgtaatgaaattctaagGACTGTCTTTTGaataaatatccaaaatatGCAACTATATTCTGAGAAGTTACAAACGTTCAATTTAGGATTAGACAGACCTGAGAGACCTCGCAGTAAAAAGGAATTCTGTTTACTTGTGCTTTTTTGTGGCTTTTGTCGTATCCATGTGCAGTCAAATTCACAAATTCTTTCCTCTGAAAAACTAGTCTAATCCATGAAAGGACAAAATATACAGGTTTACAGCTTATTTGGCAGAAAAATTCATTTAAGTattgtacaaaaaaatgtttaaactgaTTGGTGAgtgtgttgattaatcttctataacagcagctccgatTAGTGCTCACATTTTAATGATATATACTAAGTGgtctgtttatattaatgctcttgttttaatatgtcattgtttttatagtaacatcTTCCAGATAAATggataataacaaataaacgCATTTGTAAATAAGTTTACTGCGAGGAGACATTTTcagcatttagcatttttaaaaggagtctccactgtcagcactttgtaccagacagaggtaaagctgtaatctgaagttttctgacagtcttcaggacagagggctttgcatTTTCTCAATAACATTACAACctgctttttttgtcattaactttaagaggaagaagaagataCGTTGGTGAAGGAGCGGCTCTTTAGaactgctgtaacacaagtgataagaggaataaaatcgTTTTACAGActttgcacaacattaaatggaactataaGTGGATATAATGTGCATGTCTTTCTCCTAATAAATTGAAATGTgctataagcagaataaaacactggccACATTGCACCACCtggtcattgattatttccctacaACCACACATCATGTCATGTTTTACTTCATCCATAATGACTGTCCTCTAGGTGTTTCTGGTCAAAAATCTTGTCTCTGGTAATCGCCGGTACTCTACAGATGTTGTGCATAGAGATGATGAAAGCTGCTACAGTACTCCATTAAGCACagatacatatttaaatatttattattatttttttaactaattgCCCATGTTATTCTTACTGGTGTGCAGATCTTCATTGGTGAGATCTCCATGTACATGATGAAATCCACAAGAGAGGCTCTCATTGCCCAGGAGAAGATGATTGTTACTGGAGAATGCTGCTACCTGAATCCACTCATTCGTAGGATCATCAGGTTTATCGGTGAGCCTCTTCTTTTGTGGTGTTGTTTGATGAGCTCCTTTTGAAAAATCGCCCTGAGGCAGAGAAGCACTGGTCAGCCTGAGGGCAGGAAAGACAGGAATACATGACCTTATCCGCTGCTCTGGTTTTTAATAGTGAGCAGGACTGCGTGGTTCTGACAGGGTTTACAGAATGAGTGGACGTTACATGAGGAAACATGAACACTGGCGCCATTAACGAAACATCACTGATTCTCAACGTCCAGTTTCCaaaatatcaatattaataaGAACAAAATGACCTTGAGTTTAATCCTGGTAAGGTTTTCTGGCATATCTGTTTTTCTCCTACTTGAGGAATATTGATAGGGAGTTTTTGATGTGGCTTCacgtctttaaaaaaaaaaaaaaaaaaaaaaaatccgtctCGGGTCTGGCTGAGAGAGCTTAGTCCTACAGCATTACTTGACCCTGGTGCATAATTCAGGAGAGACTCCGGTAATGATGTCCACTGAGGCTTGGTATTGCACTGATGTGGACCATTGTATTCAATTCTTTTCACTAGACACAGGGAATGGCTGAGCTTTTCGCTCTCCCCCTCTACATTTCTGTCCTTCTTCGGAGGTCGTAGTCATCAGTCGTCTATCTTCTAGCTCGTCGGCAGCATGCAGACAACGAGAAGCTCCACCAATTATCTCACATCTCTCATCGATATACAGTTTCATGCTGGAGCAAAGGCAGATAATGTCTTGCATCACAAGgtcaaaaaaatgaaagagtagAGAAATGACTCTCTTAATGACTCTCTTCAATGCATGATTCTTGCCAGTCCTGCTTACATTTGGTTGCATGTTTAAATTTGCCCAGTGGGACAATACCATCTGATGAAACGAGAAAATCCAGGGAGGAATAAAAAAGCCTTGCCATCAGTAGATCTGCACATGTGCTTCCAAGAATCTCTAATCTGTTTGGCTGTGTTGCTCGAGTCCTGATTGAGAACAGCAAGACTTAATGAATGTGCTGGCGTTTTCCCACCACAGGTGTGTTTGCGTTTGGCCTGTTTGCGACAGACATCTTTGTGAACGCCGGGCAGGTGGTGACGGGCAGCTTGGCACCGTACTTCCTCACCGTCTGCCAGCCCAATTACACAGGCAACGAGTGCCGCCTTAACCACCAGTTCATCTCCAACGGCAACATCTGCACAGGGAACCGGGCGGTGGTGGAGCGAGCCAGGAGGTCCTTCCCGTCCAAAGACGCCTCGCTCAGCGTCTACTCAGCCGTCTATGTCACTGTAAGAGTCTCACGTTTCCTCCTTTTGGCATATGGCTCATTAGACTCTCATAGCTATTGAATCTGAttcatcagaaggtgttgattaattttctaaaacagcagctctgacagtagttctggctacaagacaaatcaaaggtttatgtaaatacacttgttctaataagttatcattTCTAAAGTAACAACTTATCACAACGAATAAATTGGATTAAAAAGTGTCGTTATTTAACATGTTGGTGTGGTTACATTTTTTGGAAgaagacatttaacatttacggaaggagtctacAGTGGCAGTgggaagtgggaagtcagagCTCAGAATTATGTCACTTTCAGtgcatttgagctacaaagtggggagaaaaaaaaaaaaaaaaaaacactgacacctACATGACAACACATCTAGCCAGCTCACTCTGATgactgatgtatattttcctcctcaaaacagcaaactgtacaatcagtgttatagatttaacaagcaaatatgtatCTATATTGACTAtatgatctaaagcaaatatttgtatagtattttacagtatatctcatttaaaggtaagaagatCTGTTTTATTTGCTGGTCAtactgtgagcagccatgttgatttgacctcacttgctgaactcagagtaCACAACACTATCCTGAGATCTGGAGTAGGAGTTTCGAGTTGAATgggcattttcttttctttttctttttttttttttcctggttggagTTCGGGAATTATGAGTTCCCtctagttgaatgcagcatttgAGCTTTCTCGGTaacttgacaagctgcatttttttttgtcttattaacttcaagagataaaaagagaggctggtgagagaatgactatTTATAACTTGTTATAACAAGAggtaacaggaacaaacttgttttgtggatgttacATAACATTGGATATAACTACAAATTGATAAAAGGTATGATGtgccattttttaatattattaggGTATATTTCTTGCACATTTAGAAAGCTAGATGCAAACTTAgtttttttatctgttaatattttaacatgcGCTGTATTTTTACTTCGGGTGATGAAGGAAAATTTGCATGCAGCTGTAtgtattatgttaatatttgtgCTTGTATATTGATAAAGTAGTTGGTTTGGTAGATGTATCTGTGTTAGGCTGTTCTATTTCCTGCATGCAAGACTGCTGTGAAAATCCATGGCACTGCAGTAATCTTAAGTTACAATTCAGAAGAAATGACTCTGCGTGACCTGGATTAAAATGCTGTGCTGGGCATCTCCTTCtggaaatactttttttttttttttttttttttttaatttgctccCACATAATTGAACATAATCTCTTTAAGCTGTATGCATTTACGTAGCAGGGAGAATCCTCCATGGTGTATGTGTCTGCGTGTCCGTGCTTGTGTAcgtgaatgtgtgtttcagatGTACATCACGAGCACAATCAGGACGAAGAGCAGTCGTCTGGCAAAGCCTGTGCTGTGTTTGGGGACGCTGTGTGCTGCCTTTCTCACCGGCCTGAAGCGGGTGTCAGAATACCGTAATCACTGCTCGGATGTCGTCGCTGGCTTCATCCTGGGAGCCTCCATCGCTCTGTTTTTGGTCAGTCTGATGGTGCACGCTTAATTCATGACTAGACTTGTCGCAATTCTGAATAGCTGACTGATGATTGTGTAATACAAAAAGTCATGATTAACGTTTAATGTCTTTTATGTGTCTGCTTAAACTATAATGCTGCACATGACATTATAAAGAATAGTCATTTATCATTGTTGTTAATTACCGAAATCAAATGTCCCAAATAGTTAAATATGAATCAGGCATCACGACAAAACTTGATCAGTGTTTCGCTTTGCAGGGACTGTGTGTGGTGAATAACTTTAAAGGTGCTCACTCGACTCCTACCAAACGGAAGACGGAGGAATACCGCGGCCTCCCGCTCATGACGTTCCCCCGTGTGGAGAGCCCACTGGAGACCCTCAGCGCACAGGTAGAGCCTCCATctccatcatcaccatcttcataCAAATAGAGGTGTAATTGATGTTGTAACAGTACAAacatttgtcttatttattcCTGCATGGGTGAATCTTGTTTTGATTCCTCCACATTCATCTTCTAGGCATGATTCATGATAGCTACGCCAGATCTGTTTGAAGCAGGGAGCATGGCGGAGGCGTATCGGACATGCTTGTTAAGAGATTATGTTTCATATGTCATGTTGTGAAGGATTTATATGCAATAAATTGCTCTAGGTTACAAGATTCATCCACCTAAATTCATGCCAGAGTGAAACTAAATCAATACTTGGCTCTACATCTGAATTATgtaatatgcattttatttcacataagaCTTATTCTACCTGTAAAACGGCACTCCAGGCTGCTATTTGTTATAGTCTAGTTTAGATTGTTTTTCAGGAAGTGTCAGTGCTGTATTGTTTCCTGAGCTGACAGTGCTGCTATTAATCCCTGTCAGACTTGGATAATACATTGCTGTATGCACACTTAAGAAGTCACACAGCAACATTTAATTCGAAATCCTTGTATTTCCCTTACGTTTTTATTTAAGTagctttcatttttctgttCACTGTAATGGGATTCTATGGGATTCTTGGCACCAAGCTAACCTTAACTCCTGGGATAGCACATCTaccataaaaacattattattacattgggcatattataattattaggtTAATGCATAAGTCTGAACATCTGCTACTGTGCAAAAATATGCTGTAGCTGGGATAAGTGATGtcaatatataatattgatattgtgataaatactTAAGAAATAAGACACTCTGGGACATGCTggtatagcaaaataatcagtgacaaggtggtgtgatgtggccaataacagcatgtccccccaaagcgttttattcctctttatactacagcagtttaaaccacagtgctgtaaagtgcttgattctgattggtcagaaagtgttgattaattttctataaaagcagcttgGACAGTAGCTATGGCTGTAAAATTGTATCTATTGTAAAACGTTATTGTTTTTAGAGTAGTGATTTACGTATGGCGGATGCGCcacaaaaatagatttaaaaaatgtttgtgaatgTTGATATGGTTGAATTTTCTGTACAGAGATGTTTAAGTTTATCACAGGAGACTCCAGttacagcactttgtaaaagtcacAGCACACTTCTTAGTAACAAGCTTTAacaaaagttttttgttttttattaacttttaagagaaaaaagaa
This is a stretch of genomic DNA from Pangasianodon hypophthalmus isolate fPanHyp1 chromosome 17, fPanHyp1.pri, whole genome shotgun sequence. It encodes these proteins:
- the plppr1 gene encoding phospholipid phosphatase-related protein type 1 — encoded protein: MASDNMQRSYSIIPCFIFVELVIMAGTVLLAYYFECTDIFGIHIQGFFCNDAELMKPYPGVEENSFIPPLILYCVVAAVPTAVIFIGEISMYMMKSTREALIAQEKMIVTGECCYLNPLIRRIIRFIGVFAFGLFATDIFVNAGQVVTGSLAPYFLTVCQPNYTGNECRLNHQFISNGNICTGNRAVVERARRSFPSKDASLSVYSAVYVTMYITSTIRTKSSRLAKPVLCLGTLCAAFLTGLKRVSEYRNHCSDVVAGFILGASIALFLGLCVVNNFKGAHSTPTKRKTEEYRGLPLMTFPRVESPLETLSAQNHSASMTEVT